Proteins encoded together in one Planctomyces sp. SH-PL14 window:
- a CDS encoding DUF1571 domain-containing protein: MLVNSLFAQGVPEAPNPGQRPNTQTSAPAQEHPLLPAIALVKDRCITALSKVQDYEATFTKRELIQGKLLTQVMFIRLREQPFSVYLRYGGEQEGREILYLHGQNNNQLLAHEGSGFLSAFGTVPLDPKGDQAMSENHYPVTHIGMRNLVNQILDQWEIETKFGEIDVKYFPNAKLGERECEVIESFHPHPRRDFRFHVTRVFIEKSTGFPIRIENYGFPTQANAAPPLSEEYTYTNVKVNVGLQDKHFDRGNKEYKF; encoded by the coding sequence TTGCTCGTCAATTCGCTGTTCGCCCAGGGAGTCCCTGAGGCGCCCAATCCCGGTCAGCGTCCGAATACGCAGACGTCGGCCCCGGCGCAGGAGCATCCGCTCCTTCCGGCGATCGCTCTCGTGAAGGATCGTTGCATCACGGCGTTGAGCAAGGTTCAAGACTACGAGGCAACATTTACAAAGCGGGAGCTGATCCAGGGGAAGCTGCTGACGCAGGTGATGTTCATCCGACTGCGGGAGCAGCCCTTCAGCGTGTATCTCCGTTACGGCGGCGAGCAGGAGGGGCGGGAGATCCTGTACCTGCACGGGCAGAACAACAATCAGCTCCTGGCTCATGAGGGGAGCGGGTTCCTTTCCGCGTTCGGGACGGTGCCGCTGGATCCCAAGGGGGACCAGGCGATGTCGGAGAACCACTATCCCGTCACGCATATCGGGATGCGGAACCTGGTGAATCAGATTCTGGACCAGTGGGAGATCGAGACGAAGTTTGGCGAGATCGACGTCAAGTATTTTCCGAATGCGAAGCTGGGTGAGCGGGAGTGCGAGGTGATCGAGAGTTTTCATCCGCATCCGCGGCGGGACTTCCGGTTCCATGTGACGCGGGTGTTCATCGAGAAGTCGACGGGCTTCCCGATCCGGATTGAGAACTATGGTTTCCCGACGCAGGCGAATGCGGCTCCTCCGCTTTCTGAGGAGTACACGTACACCAATGTGAAGGTGAATGTCGGGTTGCAGGACAAGCATTTCGACCGCGGCAACAAGGAATACAAGTTCTAA
- the hpt gene encoding hypoxanthine phosphoribosyltransferase codes for MARPDASLPPSRRPCEDSGRVTLSAFLGAPIDRWFCGPKSCVERRFVRVSFVLFLAPMPPTEPPPRIAELISAQEIARTVESIGRQIASDYAGRPLTILGVLSGSLMFVADLMRRIDIPHQLGLLQASSYRGTATRPEELILNVEFLPPIAGRHVLLVDDILDTGRTLEALIALLTRMDCASVDSAVLLWKRCRTVTAVRPRYVGFEIPDEFVVGYGLDFAGDYRHLPYIGAVQDEPAIQAS; via the coding sequence GTGGCGCGCCCCGACGCTTCGCTTCCGCCATCGCGGCGGCCGTGCGAAGATTCAGGGCGTGTCACTCTCTCGGCCTTCCTGGGAGCTCCGATCGATCGGTGGTTCTGCGGCCCCAAGAGCTGTGTCGAACGCCGTTTCGTCCGAGTCTCATTCGTCCTCTTCCTCGCCCCGATGCCTCCGACCGAGCCGCCACCGCGGATTGCCGAGCTGATCTCCGCGCAGGAGATCGCGCGGACCGTGGAGTCGATCGGCCGGCAGATCGCGTCGGATTACGCGGGGCGTCCGCTCACGATCCTGGGGGTCCTTTCGGGGAGTCTCATGTTCGTCGCGGACCTGATGCGGCGGATCGATATCCCGCATCAGCTCGGCCTGCTCCAGGCCTCGAGCTATCGGGGCACTGCCACGCGCCCTGAGGAACTCATTCTCAACGTCGAGTTCCTCCCGCCGATCGCGGGCCGGCATGTCCTTCTGGTCGACGACATCCTCGACACGGGCCGCACGCTCGAGGCGCTGATCGCCCTGCTGACCCGCATGGACTGCGCGTCGGTCGACTCCGCCGTCCTGTTGTGGAAGCGATGTCGGACGGTCACGGCGGTCCGGCCGCGGTACGTCGGCTTCGAGATTCCGGACGAGTTCGTCGTGGGTTACGGGCTCGACTTTGCGGGGGACTACCGGCATCTGCCGTACATCGGCGCGGTGCAGGACGAGCCTGCGATTCAGGCATCGTAG
- a CDS encoding prepilin peptidase, with protein sequence MDLSTLLFEHWQVKLVAVTLIVAAWIDGKQLKVPNWITFPMVLSGLLYNMVAGGWAGTQLSLIGIGVGLMTLLPLYAIGGMGAGDVKLMAGIGAWLGGPITWNTAIVTYIVGGIMGAAMAIYQGTWRKHLGNCAMILHELKTVKDPRQIAENAAQRKPNMLLLPYGIPICVAALGYFLYMDMM encoded by the coding sequence ATGGACTTGTCGACCCTCCTCTTCGAACACTGGCAGGTCAAGCTGGTTGCGGTGACGCTGATCGTCGCGGCCTGGATTGACGGCAAGCAACTCAAGGTCCCGAACTGGATCACCTTCCCGATGGTGCTGAGCGGCCTGCTCTACAACATGGTCGCCGGCGGCTGGGCCGGAACTCAGCTCTCGCTGATCGGCATCGGCGTGGGACTCATGACCCTCCTCCCGCTCTACGCCATCGGCGGAATGGGCGCGGGCGACGTCAAGCTGATGGCCGGCATCGGCGCCTGGCTCGGCGGCCCGATCACCTGGAACACCGCCATCGTCACCTACATCGTCGGCGGGATCATGGGCGCGGCCATGGCGATCTACCAGGGCACCTGGCGGAAGCACCTCGGCAACTGCGCGATGATCCTCCACGAGCTCAAGACGGTGAAGGATCCCCGGCAGATCGCGGAGAACGCCGCTCAGCGGAAGCCCAACATGCTCCTCCTCCCCTACGGCATTCCCATCTGCGTCGCCGCCCTCGGCTACTTCCTCTACATGGACATGATGTAA
- the cpaB gene encoding Flp pilus assembly protein CpaB gives MKPKALMLLAVALVCGLVAMMGVQQAMSGAKPGQIETRKVFVAAHDLKPGVPLTKDDVVLKEMSAAAAPRDAISLPEHYEERALKVAVLAGDVINQKKLHEKGQGYGTSNQIPKGMRVMTIQADSSISHSGMLNPGDKVDVYVTFKKTAAKSGAAARTTKMETKVLLEACEVFACESKTQQNGVDAKDAKKESIKNVSLLLTPEQVPYVKLAQAKGTLSLFMRNPLDDEVVNAKRVDESLLEELNDSIGSDAQMFAIDDSSGESMVSTAPSDIVPEGPIEEPKVGADNPQSVQDFVQQNQTADPAAGSGAPAATVAPVPPPVDPNAWTVKIYKGSSVAAVTVTDTKKQEPSLSGWLNQLMRTK, from the coding sequence ATGAAACCCAAAGCGTTGATGCTGCTGGCCGTCGCCCTGGTGTGCGGCCTCGTCGCCATGATGGGCGTCCAGCAGGCAATGAGCGGAGCAAAGCCCGGACAGATCGAGACCCGCAAGGTGTTTGTTGCGGCCCACGATCTCAAGCCTGGAGTTCCCCTGACCAAGGACGATGTCGTTCTGAAGGAGATGTCCGCCGCGGCGGCTCCGCGGGACGCCATCTCCCTCCCCGAACATTATGAAGAACGGGCACTCAAGGTGGCCGTTCTGGCCGGCGACGTCATCAACCAGAAGAAGCTCCACGAGAAAGGTCAGGGGTACGGCACCTCGAACCAGATCCCCAAGGGGATGCGGGTGATGACGATCCAGGCGGACTCCTCGATCTCCCACAGCGGGATGCTGAATCCGGGGGACAAGGTCGACGTCTACGTGACGTTCAAGAAGACAGCGGCAAAGTCCGGAGCCGCCGCCCGGACGACCAAGATGGAAACCAAGGTGCTCCTCGAAGCGTGCGAAGTCTTCGCCTGCGAATCGAAGACCCAGCAGAACGGGGTGGATGCGAAGGACGCCAAGAAGGAATCGATCAAGAACGTCTCCCTGCTCCTCACACCGGAGCAGGTGCCGTACGTCAAGCTGGCGCAGGCGAAGGGAACGCTCTCGCTGTTCATGCGGAATCCGCTGGACGACGAGGTCGTGAACGCCAAGCGGGTGGATGAGTCCCTCCTGGAGGAACTCAACGATTCGATCGGCAGCGACGCCCAGATGTTCGCGATCGACGACTCGTCGGGGGAATCGATGGTGTCGACAGCGCCATCGGACATCGTTCCGGAAGGACCGATCGAAGAGCCCAAGGTCGGCGCGGACAATCCGCAGTCGGTCCAGGACTTCGTCCAGCAGAACCAGACGGCCGACCCGGCCGCCGGCAGCGGAGCGCCGGCCGCCACTGTCGCACCGGTCCCGCCGCCGGTCGATCCGAACGCCTGGACCGTCAAGATTTATAAAGGAAGCTCCGTCGCCGCAGTCACGGTGACGGATACCAAGAAGCAGGAGCCCTCGCTCTCCGGATGGCTGAATCAGCTCATGCGGACCAAGTGA
- the trmB gene encoding tRNA (guanosine(46)-N7)-methyltransferase TrmB, giving the protein MSVPPVENLRPWFIATRDLEQELGGAQLDWGAYFGNGNPVELDVGSGRGLFLHTASGANPQTNYMGLEIDFKEGRRAAKRLQRGDRTNARVVGGDAHYVLRHLVRPQSVAAVHVYFPDPWWKKKHRRRRVFTDAFVDLAVQALVPRGCLHSWTDVAEYFEVISGLMNNDPRFEALPTPAERSPEHDMDYLTSFERKARKLGTQIHRGIWQLK; this is encoded by the coding sequence ATGTCCGTTCCCCCCGTCGAGAATCTGCGTCCCTGGTTTATCGCGACCCGCGATCTGGAGCAGGAACTCGGTGGAGCCCAGCTGGACTGGGGGGCGTACTTCGGCAACGGCAACCCCGTGGAGCTCGACGTCGGCTCCGGGCGGGGGCTCTTTCTTCACACCGCCAGCGGAGCGAATCCCCAGACGAACTACATGGGGCTGGAGATCGACTTCAAGGAAGGCCGGCGGGCGGCGAAGCGGCTTCAGCGCGGAGATCGGACAAACGCCCGGGTGGTCGGCGGAGACGCTCACTATGTTCTCCGGCACCTGGTCCGTCCGCAGTCCGTCGCGGCGGTCCACGTCTACTTCCCCGATCCGTGGTGGAAGAAGAAGCATCGCCGCCGCCGGGTCTTCACCGATGCCTTCGTCGACCTCGCAGTCCAGGCGCTGGTCCCCCGCGGCTGTCTCCACTCGTGGACGGACGTCGCCGAGTACTTCGAAGTCATCTCGGGCCTGATGAATAACGACCCCCGCTTCGAAGCGCTCCCGACTCCGGCGGAGCGGTCCCCCGAGCACGACATGGACTATCTGACCAGCTTCGAGCGGAAGGCGCGCAAGCTCGGAACGCAGATCCATCGCGGGATCTGGCAGCTCAAGTAG
- a CDS encoding Flp family type IVb pilin: MKKFALSVQKFLKSEDGPTAVEYAVMLALIVIVCLVAIRAVGTNASGRFQDIADELATPAP; encoded by the coding sequence ATGAAGAAGTTTGCCCTGAGCGTTCAGAAGTTCCTCAAGAGCGAAGACGGACCGACGGCTGTTGAATACGCGGTCATGCTCGCCCTCATCGTCATCGTCTGCCTCGTGGCGATTCGTGCCGTCGGTACGAACGCCAGCGGCCGGTTCCAGGACATCGCCGACGAGCTCGCCACGCCGGCTCCGTAA
- a CDS encoding type II and III secretion system protein family protein, which yields MRTSLFRKVSRGLAACALSTWGLMHTAYAQEPLPPQPQPPPSLEGAGGVRPTSAPANAADVRGGEHVFTIAQQKSRISIIQLQSRVLELPNRITVVKDFNEETLEVTALASNRVLVFAKAPGATSITLVDEFDNAYTVDVFVEADVRELQAYMERLFPGSAIEVIALRDSVVLRGWVTEPDRIPQMIAVAKQFYANVHNQMQVGGVTQVQLHVKVLEVQRSRLQRMGINWLGVGQNFYVHSAPGALAPLTNAAIAPGQIPAPIVGAQGITNSAVQFAVTGTNGFFQAFVDALRTENLAKVLAEPVLVVNSGRPATMLSGGEFPVLVPGSVGTTTIQFREFGVRMEAVPIVLGNGRLRLDIAPEVSERDVQNAVSVNGFVVPGIVTRRVNTQVEMRFGETLMIGGLISRRKVGTTNKLPFFGELPWVGAAFRRTNFEWGETELLILVTPHMAAPMQACQVPFPGIGYNSDDPTDIELYADGMLEVPYYGPDCPDGACPVPGAMPAPGPAPYGAPPLAAPVAAPPVSPEAAAPIPSGEEVIPAPPAANPPTSADAEDPAAQGPALIERTSGSGVSANRSQAIPIGEMTNPFPGRRTDARNTKKTTEKESRSTETRPSSRAMPGLIGPRKGSPP from the coding sequence ATGCGAACCTCACTCTTCCGGAAGGTCTCACGCGGATTGGCGGCCTGCGCGCTGTCGACGTGGGGACTCATGCACACCGCATACGCGCAGGAGCCTCTTCCGCCGCAACCGCAGCCCCCCCCTTCCCTGGAAGGGGCCGGGGGCGTCAGACCCACCTCGGCGCCGGCCAACGCCGCCGATGTGCGCGGCGGCGAGCACGTCTTTACGATCGCTCAACAGAAGTCCCGGATCAGCATCATCCAGCTCCAGTCGCGGGTCTTGGAGCTTCCGAACCGGATCACCGTCGTCAAGGACTTCAACGAAGAGACGCTGGAAGTCACGGCACTCGCTTCGAACCGGGTTCTCGTCTTCGCCAAAGCCCCCGGTGCCACCTCGATCACGCTCGTCGATGAGTTCGACAACGCCTACACGGTCGACGTCTTCGTCGAGGCGGACGTCCGCGAGCTGCAGGCCTACATGGAGCGGCTGTTCCCCGGATCCGCGATCGAAGTCATCGCGCTGCGGGACAGCGTCGTCCTCCGCGGGTGGGTCACGGAACCGGACCGCATCCCGCAGATGATCGCGGTCGCCAAGCAGTTCTACGCCAACGTCCACAACCAGATGCAGGTGGGCGGCGTCACGCAGGTCCAGCTCCACGTCAAGGTGCTGGAAGTCCAGCGGTCGCGGCTGCAGCGGATGGGAATCAACTGGCTGGGCGTCGGCCAGAACTTCTACGTGCACAGCGCTCCGGGGGCCCTCGCGCCGCTCACCAACGCCGCCATCGCGCCGGGACAGATTCCGGCCCCCATCGTGGGAGCCCAGGGGATCACGAACTCGGCCGTCCAGTTCGCCGTCACCGGCACCAACGGCTTCTTCCAGGCGTTCGTCGACGCCCTCCGCACCGAAAACCTGGCCAAGGTCCTGGCCGAGCCGGTCCTCGTCGTCAACAGCGGCCGCCCCGCCACGATGCTCTCCGGCGGTGAGTTCCCGGTCCTCGTCCCCGGCAGCGTCGGGACGACGACGATCCAGTTCCGCGAGTTCGGCGTCCGGATGGAAGCGGTCCCGATCGTCCTCGGCAACGGCCGGCTCCGGCTGGACATCGCGCCGGAAGTGAGCGAGCGGGACGTGCAGAACGCGGTCAGCGTGAACGGCTTCGTCGTCCCCGGCATCGTGACCCGCCGGGTCAACACGCAGGTCGAGATGCGGTTCGGCGAGACGCTGATGATCGGCGGGCTGATCTCGCGCCGGAAAGTCGGAACGACGAACAAGCTCCCCTTCTTCGGCGAGCTGCCGTGGGTCGGGGCGGCCTTCCGCCGGACCAACTTCGAATGGGGCGAGACCGAGCTCCTGATTCTCGTGACGCCGCACATGGCGGCGCCGATGCAGGCCTGCCAGGTCCCGTTCCCAGGGATCGGCTACAACTCCGACGACCCGACCGACATCGAGCTCTATGCCGACGGCATGCTGGAGGTCCCGTACTACGGTCCGGACTGCCCGGACGGGGCCTGCCCGGTTCCGGGCGCGATGCCCGCCCCCGGCCCGGCTCCCTACGGTGCTCCGCCGCTCGCCGCTCCGGTCGCCGCCCCGCCGGTCTCTCCCGAAGCCGCGGCTCCGATCCCCTCGGGTGAAGAAGTGATCCCGGCTCCGCCGGCCGCCAATCCCCCGACCTCGGCCGACGCCGAGGACCCCGCCGCCCAGGGGCCGGCCCTGATCGAACGGACGTCGGGATCGGGTGTTTCGGCCAACCGCAGCCAGGCGATCCCCATCGGGGAGATGACGAACCCCTTCCCGGGTCGTCGGACGGACGCCAGGAACACCAAGAAGACGACTGAAAAGGAATCGCGCTCTACGGAGACCCGCCCGTCGTCCAGAGCCATGCCGGGGTTGATCGGCCCGCGGAAGGGCTCTCCACCGTGA